The nucleotide window CGCTCACGAACCGCGGCCTCCCGTTCGGCCACCCGCTTCGCGCGCGATCTTGCATCCACCGACATCTCCGCGGCTTCCTTCTCCCGTTCAGCCAGCCTCTGTTCGCGCGATTCAAGCTCCGCGAGAAGAGCGTTGATGTCGCGTTCTCCGGTTGGCAGCCTCGATTCCGCATTCTGCAGTACATCTTCGGGCAGCGACAGGCGGCGCGCAATGCTGAGGCCGTAGGAGCGCCCGGGGATTCCCTTGATGAGGCGATAGGTCGGCGCCAGCGCGACGGAGTCGAACTGCAGCGACGCGTTGACGACGCCGTCCACCTCGGCCGCAAGCTCCTTGAGCGCGCCAAGGTGAGTTGTCGCGACGGAGAGACTGCCGCGACGCGTCAACGCCTCGAGGATCGCGCCGCCGAGCGCCGCACCTTCCACCGGGTCGGTCCCCGAACCCAGCTCGTCGATCAGGACGAGAGAATTCTGCGTTGCCGACCGCAGCACCTCGACGAGGTTCCTGAGATGCGCACTGAACGTCGAAAGGCTCGAGCTGATGGACTGTTCATCTCCAACGTCTGCGTACACGTCGTCGAAGATGGCGAGCCGCGATTCATTGCCCATGGGGACCGGAATCCCTGACTGCGCCATCGCCGCGAACAATCCGAGTGACTTGAGGAGCACGGTCTTGCCGCCGGTGTTCGGACCGGAGATGAGAAGCGTCCGCTCCCGCGGTTCCAGAGTGAGATCGAACGGCACCACCGTGATGCCCTGCGCGACGAGAAGCGGATGCCGTCCGCCGAGGATCGCGAAGCCCGCCCCCGGATCGTTGAACTCGATCATGCCGCACCCGAGCCTGTCGGCGAATCGCGCGCGGGCGTAGAGCGAGTCGAGCACGAGCATGGCGTCGAATGCGACGATCAGCGCATCACGAAGAGGGCGGATCAACTCGCTCAGCTCGGCGAGGATGCGGTCTATCTCGCGGCGCTCCCCGGCCTCCAGCTCTCTGATGCGGTTCCCGGCCTCGACGGCAGCGGGCGGCTCGACGAAGAGTGTGCCGCCGGTGCTCGAGGTGTCGTGGACGATTCCGCCTACGACTGAGCGCGCCTCGCGGCGGATGGGGATCACGAAGCGCCCGTTCCTGACGCTCACCGACATGTCGGGTACCTGGAACCGCGACTCGAGCTTCGCCACGACTCGTTCGAGCATTCGCACGATCTCGCCCTCTGCGCCGCGCAGCTCGCGGCGAATACGCCGAAGGGCAGGCGACGCATCATCCCGTATGACGCCGTCGTCGTCTATCGCGGTCTCGAGCGCCTTCTCCTCTGCCCGCGCGATGATGTGGGCATCTATCTCAGGGCTGAGCATCGCGAGGGAGACTGCGGCAATGCGGTCATCCCGGAAGCTCTCCGAGGAAAGCCGAGAGGCGCGCAGGAAATTGCGCACCGCCAGCAGATCCCCGATCGCCAGCGAAGCCCCTTCGACGCGCAGGCGCGACAGCGGGCGGCGAATGTCGTGGACCTGCTGGGGATGCCAGCCGGCGTCGCCTTCGGCGAGGCTTCGCATGGCGGAGACGCGCGCGTGCTCGCGCTCGATCCATGCCCGATCGGCGGTCGGGCGGGATTCGCGCACGCGCTCCGCGCCCAGCGACGAGCCGGCGAACCCTGCCACGAGATCGAGGGCGGGTCCGAATTCGAGAACTCCCAGTGCGTGCTGATTCATGAATGCAAAAACCCGAACTCGCGAATGTCGTCGCCAGTTCGGGTCGTGTACCACCGGTGCCGCTTTCTCACCCCTGCTTGCCGAGCTCCTCGCGTGCGATCGCGTTGATCGTTCCGCCTTCCGCCCGTCCCTTGAACTGAGGGAGGACCTTGCCCATCACGGCGCCGATGTTACCCGCGCCAGCCGCTATCGCCGCCTGAACCGCGGCCCTCAGCTCATCGTCGCTCACCGCGGGAGGAAGATACTTCTCGAGAGCCGAGGCTTCCGCTCTCTCTTTGTCAGCGAGGTCGCCGCGGCCGGCCTTATCATACATCTCGACCGACTCGCGACGCTTTTTTATTGCCTTCCGCAACACGTCCACCACGTCCGAGTCCGCGGGGTCCTTCCGCATCTCGATGCGGCGGTTCTTGACCTCCGACAGGACCGTCCCGAGGAGCAGCGTGGCCGGCTTGTCCTGCGCTTTTCGCGAGGCATTCAGGTCACCCTGCAACCGCGCGAAAAGCTCGGACATGTCAGACCCGCCGAGTCCGACGGTTCTTGCGCATCGCCGTATTCAGCTTGCGCTTACGGCGCTCGCTCGGCTTCTCGTAATGACGATGCTTGCGAAGATCGGAAAGAATGCCCGCCTTCTCGCACTTCTTCTTGAAGCGCTTAAGCGCGCGCTCAAAGTTCTCGTCGTCATGAATTATGACTTCCGACAAATTCTACTTCCCCCCTTCGTGGCGTTTGCGGCGCCTGTGTAGGTACAGACTATAAAAATTAGTCGGCTGGCAAAGAGCGAGCAAGTAAAGCGCCCTCGCGGAGAAAGTATCCCGGGCAGTCGTGCCCGTCGTTTCATCCCGGAGGCCAGGCCATACGGCGCCCGCCAATGACGTGAAGGTGGAGATGGTCCACTGACTGCCCGCCGTCGGCGTTCGTGTTCGCAACCGTACGATAGCCGCCCTCGGAGATGCCTTCCTGCCGCGCGATCAGCGCGGCGAACGCCATCAGCTTCCCGAGGAGCGCTTCGTCATCGGTCGCATCAAGCGAGTCCACATGGCGCCGCGGGACTACGATAACGTGAACCGGAGCGACAGGGTTGATGTCCCGGAAGGCGATCGCATCATCGGTCTCGGAGACAATGGCAGCCGGTATGTCACCGCTGACGATCCGGCAGAACAGACAGTTGTCCGACATTCAGGAAGCCTCCCCGGTGTGTTGAGCCATTGGATCGCGCGCTCCCGTTCCGTTGCCCAGCCGCGCGCGAACGATCGCCAGCGCGGCGATGCCCGCTGTCTCGAACCGCAGCGTCGCACCGACGAGGGATGCGGGCTGGAATCCGGCCGCCACCATCTCGTCGCGCTCGCGCGCATCGAGACCGCCTTCCGGGCCGATCGCGATGACGACCGGTCCGTCGAGCGGGATGCCGATAAGCGGCGTATCGGCCAATGCATCGAGCAGGATCCGGACGCCCTCGGGTGCCGCCGCGATGGCCCGCCCGACGGGAGCCGAGGGATGAATCTGCGGCAACCATCCTCCGCCCGATTGGGTAAGCGCCGCGACCATCCTGCCTCGCAGCCGCGACTGGAATGCGGGACCATCGCCAGCCGGACCGACACTGCGCGAGCGGCGCCACATCACAGGACGCCATGTCGTCGCGCAGAGCTCGGTGGATTTCTCGGCGAGATAGAGCATCCGGTCTCTGTCCGCGACTGGAACCATCAGATGAACCGGAGGCAGATCGGCAATCTGCCACACGTCCGTGACATCCACCGTGAGCGACCGCTTGGCGACGCGGGCCAGAACTCCGCTCGCCGCGTTGCCATGCCCGTCGCGCAGCGCCACCGGCTCGCCCGCTCCGATCCGGAGAACGCGCACATGCTGCGCCGCTTCGTCGTTGAGGGAGACCGTCGTCCCCACAACGAACGCGTCGTGCGAAAAAAATGTTACAGCGCTCGCTCGATCAGAACGCTCCACCATCCCTCCTCGGTGTCTTCGGCAACAATCTCGAATCCTTCGCTGGCGATCGCGTCCACCATCATCGGCCTCTCGTCCACGAGAATCCCGGAGAGGATCGCGTGTCCGCCCGCGACCAGAGAATCGCGTATCAGCGGCAGCAGCTCGAGAAGAATGGACGAGATAATGTTGGCCAGCACCAGCCCGACAGGGGAGACGAGCGGCAGAAGCACCGCCGCGTCGCCCTCCAGCACGCGCACGCTTTCGGCCGCACTGTTGGCTGCGACGTTCTCCTCGGCGTTGCCGATTGCATCCGGATCCAGCTCGATGGCCGCAATCCGCTTCGCTCCGAGCTTCGCCGCACAAATGGAGAGAACGGCGCTTCCCGCGCCGAGATCAGCGACGACGTCGGGCATTCGCGGCAGACGCTGCATCAGGCGCACTACTCCGCGAGTCGTAGCATGCTCTCCGGTGCCGAACGCCATCGCCGGATCGATCACTACCTCGAGTCCGCCGCGCGACTCGCCGGCGAGCCAAGGTGGCGCGATCGTAATGTCGCCGAGCTGATGCGCGCCAACCGACGCGCGCCATGCGCTCCAATCCATTGCCGGAGCGGGACCGGTCGTGACGCGAGCGGCGGGATCGCGCTCATGAACCACGGCCTCGATCGCCGACGCGGAAGTGCCGGGCGGAAAATGGGTGACGATCGCCGCGCCGTCTTCCTGTACCCCGAGCGACCCGGCCGCGAACAGCGCGTCCACCACCGCCTGCGGATCGGCCGACGGCTCCACACGAACGGCGAGCCAGGGTCTGTCCTCGCGCTCGGCCAGCGAGTCGCTCACGCGGCGCGCGACTCGCTGCTCAGCCGCATCACGCGCCGAGCGATTCCTTGACCTTCGACCAGAATCCCT belongs to Gemmatimonadaceae bacterium and includes:
- a CDS encoding endonuclease MutS2; this encodes MNQHALGVLEFGPALDLVAGFAGSSLGAERVRESRPTADRAWIEREHARVSAMRSLAEGDAGWHPQQVHDIRRPLSRLRVEGASLAIGDLLAVRNFLRASRLSSESFRDDRIAAVSLAMLSPEIDAHIIARAEEKALETAIDDDGVIRDDASPALRRIRRELRGAEGEIVRMLERVVAKLESRFQVPDMSVSVRNGRFVIPIRREARSVVGGIVHDTSSTGGTLFVEPPAAVEAGNRIRELEAGERREIDRILAELSELIRPLRDALIVAFDAMLVLDSLYARARFADRLGCGMIEFNDPGAGFAILGGRHPLLVAQGITVVPFDLTLEPRERTLLISGPNTGGKTVLLKSLGLFAAMAQSGIPVPMGNESRLAIFDDVYADVGDEQSISSSLSTFSAHLRNLVEVLRSATQNSLVLIDELGSGTDPVEGAALGGAILEALTRRGSLSVATTHLGALKELAAEVDGVVNASLQFDSVALAPTYRLIKGIPGRSYGLSIARRLSLPEDVLQNAESRLPTGERDINALLAELESREQRLAEREKEAAEMSVDARSRAKRVAEREAAVREREKNAEREARREARRLLLDARSEVDRTIRELKESSAAAAEEAAREARRRMEELAAAEGRALAALEEEPASETVDGAVPGGPIREGDYVSVSTLGGRTARVIELREGEAVVAFGSVKMTVPSRALAPANRPPGGERVQVAIRGDIPEVEAKSEIDLRGLRAGEIEDLLMQAVDSAVRADLKSIRIIHGKGTGALRERVSEMLRKESRVASFRLGAWNEGGAGVTVAELA
- a CDS encoding GatB/YqeY domain-containing protein, encoding MSELFARLQGDLNASRKAQDKPATLLLGTVLSEVKNRRIEMRKDPADSDVVDVLRKAIKKRRESVEMYDKAGRGDLADKERAEASALEKYLPPAVSDDELRAAVQAAIAAGAGNIGAVMGKVLPQFKGRAEGGTINAIAREELGKQG
- the rpsU gene encoding 30S ribosomal protein S21, which encodes MSEVIIHDDENFERALKRFKKKCEKAGILSDLRKHRHYEKPSERRKRKLNTAMRKNRRTRRV
- a CDS encoding histidine triad nucleotide-binding protein; its protein translation is MSDNCLFCRIVSGDIPAAIVSETDDAIAFRDINPVAPVHVIVVPRRHVDSLDATDDEALLGKLMAFAALIARQEGISEGGYRTVANTNADGGQSVDHLHLHVIGGRRMAWPPG
- a CDS encoding RsmE family RNA methyltransferase — encoded protein: MVERSDRASAVTFFSHDAFVVGTTVSLNDEAAQHVRVLRIGAGEPVALRDGHGNAASGVLARVAKRSLTVDVTDVWQIADLPPVHLMVPVADRDRMLYLAEKSTELCATTWRPVMWRRSRSVGPAGDGPAFQSRLRGRMVAALTQSGGGWLPQIHPSAPVGRAIAAAPEGVRILLDALADTPLIGIPLDGPVVIAIGPEGGLDARERDEMVAAGFQPASLVGATLRFETAGIAALAIVRARLGNGTGARDPMAQHTGEAS
- a CDS encoding 50S ribosomal protein L11 methyltransferase produces the protein MSDSLAEREDRPWLAVRVEPSADPQAVVDALFAAGSLGVQEDGAAIVTHFPPGTSASAIEAVVHERDPAARVTTGPAPAMDWSAWRASVGAHQLGDITIAPPWLAGESRGGLEVVIDPAMAFGTGEHATTRGVVRLMQRLPRMPDVVADLGAGSAVLSICAAKLGAKRIAAIELDPDAIGNAEENVAANSAAESVRVLEGDAAVLLPLVSPVGLVLANIISSILLELLPLIRDSLVAGGHAILSGILVDERPMMVDAIASEGFEIVAEDTEEGWWSVLIERAL